Proteins encoded by one window of Gemmatimonas aurantiaca:
- the pyk gene encoding pyruvate kinase: MPIEPMTIPRTGPERAAVDAPVPEVTNTIQRPYVPRTKIVGTLGPSSNSPEGIRALVDAGLDVARINFSHGTHEIHERTIKAVREVSAAAGRPVAILADLQGPRIRIGVLPAPRELEVGGEVVLVPEALASGDEIPITYADLCHDVNPGNRVLINDGLFELVVTRVENPRVWATVVHGGTLTSNKGMNLPGIAVSAPSLTEKDKADLAFAVAHELDMIALSFVRRAQDIEELRALIPRTMLIVAKIEKDVALENIEEIMRATDAVMVARGDLGVELPFEEVPIAQKHIIATANRMGRPVITATQMLESMIDNPRPTRAEASDVANAILDGTDAVMLSAETAAGHYPRLAVEAMRRIIKEIEIHPAAIHPRKYERRVMAGVNTEEAIAAATVAAVRMLDAPLVIVFTKSGFTARIVASHRPSVPILTLTDEPRVCRQLALVWGVVPRLVPTARGYDHMVAMALREALDLNLVTKGDRVLVTAGVPFDVPGTTNLLKVETV, from the coding sequence ATGCCCATCGAGCCCATGACCATTCCGCGCACCGGTCCGGAGCGCGCCGCCGTGGATGCACCCGTGCCCGAAGTGACGAACACGATTCAGCGACCGTACGTGCCGCGCACCAAGATCGTCGGAACGCTCGGCCCGTCGAGCAATTCCCCCGAGGGCATCCGTGCGCTCGTCGATGCGGGGCTCGACGTGGCCCGCATCAACTTTTCGCACGGCACGCACGAGATCCACGAGCGCACCATCAAGGCGGTGCGCGAAGTGTCGGCCGCGGCGGGACGTCCGGTGGCGATTCTCGCGGACCTGCAGGGCCCGCGCATCCGCATCGGCGTGCTGCCGGCGCCGCGTGAACTCGAGGTGGGGGGCGAAGTGGTCCTCGTGCCCGAAGCGCTCGCCAGCGGCGACGAGATCCCCATCACGTATGCGGACCTCTGCCACGACGTGAATCCGGGCAACCGTGTGCTCATCAACGACGGTCTGTTCGAACTGGTCGTGACGCGCGTGGAGAATCCGCGGGTCTGGGCCACCGTCGTGCACGGCGGCACACTCACGAGCAACAAGGGCATGAACCTGCCCGGCATCGCCGTGTCGGCGCCCTCGCTCACCGAGAAGGACAAGGCCGATCTGGCCTTTGCCGTGGCGCACGAGCTCGACATGATCGCGCTGAGTTTCGTGCGTCGGGCGCAGGATATCGAGGAGCTGCGGGCGCTGATCCCGCGCACCATGCTCATCGTGGCGAAGATCGAGAAGGACGTGGCGCTCGAGAACATCGAGGAGATCATGCGTGCGACGGACGCCGTCATGGTCGCCCGCGGTGATCTCGGCGTGGAGCTGCCCTTCGAGGAAGTCCCCATCGCGCAGAAGCACATCATCGCGACGGCCAATCGCATGGGACGTCCGGTCATCACCGCCACGCAGATGCTGGAGTCGATGATCGACAATCCACGCCCCACGCGCGCCGAGGCCAGCGACGTGGCCAACGCCATCCTCGACGGGACCGACGCCGTGATGCTGTCGGCGGAGACGGCCGCGGGACATTATCCGCGTCTCGCCGTCGAGGCGATGCGCCGCATCATCAAGGAAATCGAGATCCATCCGGCGGCCATTCATCCGCGCAAGTACGAACGCCGCGTGATGGCCGGCGTGAACACCGAGGAAGCGATCGCGGCCGCCACGGTGGCCGCCGTGCGCATGCTCGACGCTCCACTGGTGATCGTGTTCACCAAGAGCGGGTTCACGGCGCGCATCGTCGCCTCGCACCGGCCCAGCGTGCCCATTCTCACGCTCACCGACGAGCCGCGCGTCTGCCGTCAGCTCGCCCTGGTGTGGGGCGTGGTGCCCCGACTCGTGCCCACCGCGCGTGGCTACGACCACATGGTGGCCATGGCGCTGCGTGAAGCGCTCGACCTCAACCTGGTCACCAAGGGTGACCGCGTGCTGGTGACTGCCGGCGTGCCGTTCGACGTGCCGGGAACCACCAACCTGCTCAAGGTCGAAACGGTTTGA
- the tal gene encoding transaldolase has product MSKRLHALHAAGQSLWLDYIDRVMLSNGDLTRRIAEDALTGMTSNPTIFEKALAEGAAYDAQLATVEPSLDDRDAFFVLATTDVRDACDAFRGVYETTAAVDGYVSLEVSPDLARDAAGTVAEARRLWAIVDRPNLMIKVPGTVEGAEAIRTLIADGINVNVTLLFSIEAHARVIEAYLAGLEARAAAGLPVHNVASVASFFVSRVDSAIDKQLATKAAAANDDAALLALQGKAAIANAKLAYRLFQASFSGARWEALSTLGARVQRPLWASTSTKNPAYRDVIYVEELIGPDTVNTLPPATLEAFRDHGEVRQSVTEHVADAERALAALEAQGISLQAVTDTLLAEGLASFEQSFVTLLAGLGRKRATLVGSH; this is encoded by the coding sequence ATGTCCAAACGTCTTCACGCGCTGCACGCCGCCGGCCAGTCACTCTGGCTGGACTACATCGACCGCGTCATGCTCTCCAACGGAGACCTGACCCGCCGGATCGCCGAGGATGCCCTCACGGGGATGACCTCCAATCCGACGATTTTCGAGAAGGCCCTGGCCGAAGGGGCGGCGTACGATGCACAGCTGGCGACGGTCGAGCCGTCGCTCGACGACCGTGACGCGTTCTTCGTGCTGGCCACCACCGATGTGCGGGACGCCTGCGATGCCTTCCGCGGTGTCTATGAGACGACCGCGGCCGTGGATGGATACGTCTCGCTGGAAGTCTCGCCCGATCTGGCGCGCGATGCGGCCGGCACGGTGGCGGAAGCCCGTCGTCTGTGGGCCATCGTCGACCGTCCGAACCTGATGATCAAGGTGCCCGGCACGGTCGAAGGTGCCGAAGCCATCCGCACGCTGATCGCCGACGGCATCAACGTGAATGTCACGCTGCTCTTTTCCATCGAAGCGCATGCCCGGGTCATCGAAGCCTACCTGGCCGGACTCGAGGCGCGCGCGGCGGCGGGCCTGCCGGTGCACAACGTGGCCTCGGTGGCGAGCTTCTTCGTGAGCCGCGTCGACTCCGCCATCGACAAACAACTGGCCACGAAGGCCGCGGCGGCGAACGACGATGCGGCGCTGCTCGCCCTGCAGGGGAAGGCGGCGATCGCCAATGCGAAGCTGGCCTACCGGCTCTTCCAGGCGTCGTTCTCCGGCGCGCGCTGGGAAGCGCTGTCGACGCTGGGCGCCCGCGTGCAGCGGCCGCTCTGGGCCAGCACGAGCACCAAGAATCCCGCGTATCGCGACGTGATCTACGTGGAAGAGCTCATCGGCCCCGACACGGTCAACACGCTGCCGCCGGCCACCCTCGAAGCCTTCCGGGATCATGGGGAAGTGCGGCAGTCGGTCACCGAGCACGTCGCCGACGCCGAGCGCGCCCTGGCCGCGCTCGAAGCCCAGGGCATCTCGCTGCAGGCGGTGACGGACACCCTGCTGGCGGAGGGACTGGCGTCGTTCGAACAGTCGTTCGTGACGCTCCTCGCGGGCCTCGGGCGCAAACGCGCCACGCTGGTGGGGAGTCACTGA